Genomic window (Candidatus Methylomirabilis sp.):
CGGAAGGTCCACGCCTGGAAGTGGCGCCACGGGGGGGAGAGCGCAACCGCCCCCGTCTGAGCCCTGCCCCCGAAACAGCACGAGGGGCTGCCTGGCAGCCCCTCGGCCGGTCCTTCCTGGGCTCCCCGGCTCAGGACGCCGCCCGCACCCCGCAGAAGGCCTCGTAGTCCATCAGGTCGGTGATCGTCGGATGCTCCCCGCACAGGGCGCAGGCCGGGTCCTTCCGGAGCCGGATCTCCTTGAAGCGCATCTCTTGCGCGTCGTAGGTCAGGAGCCGCCCGATGAGCGGCGTCCCGGTGCCCACGATGAGCTTGATCGCCTCGGTCGCCTGAATCACCCCCACGATGCCGGGTAAGACCCCCAGCACGCCGGCCTCCGCTCAGGTGGGGACCAGGCCCGGCGGGGGCGGGGACGGGAAGAGGCAGCGGTAGCAGGGCCCCTCCGTCGGATGGAAGACGGCGGCCTGCCCCTCGAATTGGAAGATGGACCCGTACACGTTCGGCTTGCCGGCCAGGTGACAGGCGTCATTCACGAGGTACTTGGTCTGGAAGTTGTCGCTGCCGTCCAGGACGACGTCGTACTCCCCCACGATGTCCATCGCGTTCTTGCCGGTCAGCCGGACCTGGTAGGGGATGACCTGCACCTCGGGGTTCAGCGCCGCCAGCATCTCCTTGGCCGAGTCCACCTTGGGCTTCCCCACGCTGGCCGTGGTGTGCAGGATCTGCCGTTGCAGGTTGGTCAGGTCCACCACGTCCGCGTCCACGATCCCCAGCGTCCCCACGCCCGCCGCGGCCAGGTAGATCCCC
Coding sequences:
- the moeB gene encoding molybdopterin-synthase adenylyltransferase MoeB codes for the protein MDVGPDAGVPAGASGRKGTMPKTVRDIIHEARRVVPEVTPEALHERMTRGEPPVLLDVRDPDEYREGYIDGALSLSRGFLEFRIASLIPDPHAEIVTYCQTGLRSVLAARALQDLGYTNVKNLAGGIQKWKENGHKTVAYRKMTEEQLARYSRHLMLAQIGEQGQRKLLNAKVLLVGAGGLGSPAGIYLAAAGVGTLGIVDADVVDLTNLQRQILHTTASVGKPKVDSAKEMLAALNPEVQVIPYQVRLTGKNAMDIVGEYDVVLDGSDNFQTKYLVNDACHLAGKPNVYGSIFQFEGQAAVFHPTEGPCYRCLFPSPPPPGLVPTUAEAGVLGVLPGIVGVIQATEAIKLIVGTGTPLIGRLLTYDAQEMRFKEIRLRKDPACALCGEHPTITDLMDYEAFCGVRAAS